In Planctomycetota bacterium, one genomic interval encodes:
- a CDS encoding helix-turn-helix domain-containing protein codes for MYPSRRKNAICSAVRGYGVSRSIRVAAVVVVMAGLMGSVADIIAGMTGRFVRRIGKNMYPICASGGFCELKSPTGYSMQAYFEQIQTAADRSFNCFERVDQGFEFAWHYHPQYELTLINDSRGRRFVGDHIDDYAAGDLVLIGPNLPHTWCSDEDDAAREHRATVVHFDHDFLGRRFFDVPEMTRLAQMLERARRGLRFKGDICGHVAEMLASMLMTDGHVRLFTLLTALGHLSMTSTFDTLASEGYIPSARSHDRQRVDAVCGFLNEHFTGSIDQAKVAKMVRMNPAALSRFFRKATGRTMTAYINELRVGRASRLLIETDRTVLEVCYASGFNNAANFNRQFARLKGCSPGQFRRRFTQADQASNDRV; via the coding sequence ATGTATCCCTCCCGCCGGAAAAACGCGATCTGCTCAGCGGTCAGGGGGTACGGCGTGTCGAGGTCAATTCGCGTCGCGGCGGTGGTGGTCGTCATGGCGGGCCTCATGGGAAGTGTTGCAGACATTATCGCCGGTATGACCGGCCGTTTCGTCCGCCGTATTGGCAAAAATATGTATCCGATTTGCGCCAGCGGTGGATTTTGTGAGCTAAAATCGCCAACAGGATACTCGATGCAGGCCTACTTTGAGCAAATCCAAACCGCAGCGGACCGGTCGTTCAACTGCTTTGAGCGGGTGGACCAGGGGTTCGAGTTCGCGTGGCATTACCATCCGCAGTACGAACTGACGCTCATCAATGACAGCCGCGGGCGGCGCTTCGTCGGCGACCACATCGACGACTACGCCGCCGGCGACCTCGTATTGATCGGCCCGAACCTGCCGCATACATGGTGCAGCGATGAGGACGACGCGGCAAGGGAACATCGCGCCACAGTCGTGCACTTCGATCACGACTTTTTGGGCCGGCGATTTTTTGATGTGCCCGAGATGACGCGCCTCGCGCAAATGCTTGAGCGCGCCAGGCGGGGGCTTCGTTTCAAGGGCGACATTTGCGGGCACGTCGCCGAGATGCTCGCGTCGATGCTTATGACCGACGGTCACGTGCGACTGTTCACGCTGCTGACGGCGCTGGGTCATTTGTCGATGACCAGCACGTTCGACACGCTGGCGAGCGAGGGGTATATCCCATCGGCGCGGTCGCACGATCGGCAGCGGGTGGATGCGGTGTGCGGGTTTCTCAATGAGCACTTCACCGGCTCGATCGATCAGGCGAAGGTGGCGAAGATGGTGCGGATGAACCCCGCCGCCCTGAGCCGGTTTTTCCGCAAGGCGACGGGGCGGACGATGACGGCGTACATCAACGAGCTGCGCGTCGGGCGGGCGAGTCGTCTGCTCATCGAGACCGACCGCACGGTGCTGGAGGTCTGCTACGCCTCGGGCTTCAACAACGCCGCGAATTTCAATCGCCAGTTCGCCCGGCTCAAAGGATGCAGCCCCGGCCAGTTCCGCCGTCGATTCACGCAGGCGGATCAGGCGTCAAACGATCGGGTATGA
- a CDS encoding RidA family protein: MNITDRLAELNLTLPAAPKPVAAYLPAVRSGNLIFVSGQLPFRDGKLASTGAVSDIALAQAAAGQCVLNGLAVLGDMIGGDWSKFVRVVRVGVFVQSAAGFDQQAAVANGASELLQKIFGESGRHARAAVGVNALPLHATVEIEFIFEVRG; the protein is encoded by the coding sequence ATGAACATCACTGACCGACTAGCCGAGTTGAATCTGACCTTGCCGGCGGCGCCGAAGCCGGTCGCGGCCTATCTGCCCGCGGTGCGCAGCGGGAATCTGATCTTCGTCAGCGGGCAGTTGCCCTTCAGAGACGGCAAGCTCGCAAGCACCGGCGCGGTCAGCGACATCGCCCTCGCGCAGGCGGCGGCGGGTCAGTGCGTGCTCAACGGTCTGGCCGTCCTCGGCGACATGATCGGCGGCGACTGGTCGAAGTTCGTGCGCGTCGTGCGCGTCGGCGTGTTCGTGCAGAGCGCCGCCGGCTTCGATCAACAGGCGGCGGTGGCGAACGGAGCGAGCGAGCTTCTGCAGAAAATCTTCGGCGAATCCGGCCGACACGCCCGCGCGGCCGTCGGCGTCAACGCCCTGCCGCTCCATGCGACGGTGGAAATCGAATTCATTTTCGAAGTGCGCGGCTGA